The following coding sequences are from one Culex quinquefasciatus strain JHB chromosome 1, VPISU_Cqui_1.0_pri_paternal, whole genome shotgun sequence window:
- the LOC6042580 gene encoding translocator protein, translating to MTREIPKFAGAIALPLVGGLANAYLTLPELLRGHQRLNFLPVVPPKWMFPPVWTGVNAAMGYASYLVWKDGGGITGNAKLPLMLYGTQLALNWTWSPIFFKLRCFKWSFLESLVRAGAVAATGLAFFNVNKLAGYLVVPYFVWCTCTSLLNFEFYIRNPGEGATVEEESS from the exons ATGACCCGTGAAATTCCGAAATTCGCCGGGGCCATTGCGTTGCCTCTGGTTGGCGGGCTGGCGAACGCGTACCTCACGCTGCCGGAGTTGCTACGGGGACACCAGCGGTTGAATTTTCTCCCGGTCGTACCCCCGAAATGGATGTTCCCACCCGTCTGGACCGGCGTGAATGCCGCCATGGGTTACGCGTCCTATCTGGTGTGGAAGGATGGCGGAGGCATCACCGGAAACGCCAAACTACCCCTGATGTTGTACGGAACCCAGCTGGCGTTGAATTGGACTTGGTCGCCGATCTTCTTCAAGTTGCGCTGTTTTAAATGG AGCTTCTTGGAATCTCTTGTCCGTGCCGGGGCGGTCGCGGCCACCGGGCTGGCGTTTTTCAATGTGAACAAACTGGCCGGTTATCTGGTCGTTCCGTACTTTGTGTGGTGCACGTGTACCTCGCTGCTGAACTTTGAGTTCTACATTCGCAATCCAGGCGAAGGCGCAACCGTTGAAGAGGAGAGCTCTTAA
- the LOC6042581 gene encoding translocator protein: MMRSEIPKIILAIALPLVGGWINGYLTRPEIAGWYQGLNLPSFRPPNWVFAPVWTSLYIGMGYASYLVWRDGGGFNGKAKGPLILYGVQLVLNWAWTPIFFKLHELKWSFVESLALAGAVAATGFAFSKINKIAGYVFIPYFVWCSYASLLNFVIYKHNPEQTATIEAITEGS, encoded by the exons atgatgagaagtgaGATTCCAAAAATCATCCTGGCCATCGCGCTACCTTTGGTTGGCGGATGGATCAACGGATATCTGACCAGGCCGGAGATTGCTGGCTGGTACCAGGGTTTGAACTTGCCCTCGTTTCGACCTCCGAACTGGGTGTTTGCTCCAGTGTGGACATCACTGTACATCGGCATGGGTTACGCTTCCTATCTGGTGTGGAGAGACGGTGGAGGGTTCAACGGAAAGGCCAAAGGACCACTGATCCTTTACGGAGTTCAGCTGGTCCTGAACTGGGCTTGGACGCCGATCTTTTTCAAGCTGCACGAGCTCAAATGG AGTTTCGTGGAATCACTAGCCCTGGCCGGTGCGGTTGCCGCCACCGGATTTGCATTTTCCAAAATTAACAAGATTGCCGGATACGTCTTCATTCCGTACTTTGTGTGGTGTTCGTATGCCTCGTTGCTGAACTTTGTGATTTACAAGCACAATCCTGAGCAAACTGCCACCATCGAAGCGATCACGGAAGGtagctga